A stretch of DNA from Glycine max cultivar Williams 82 chromosome 18, Glycine_max_v4.0, whole genome shotgun sequence:
AAGATGATTAACCAATCAGAAATAATTGACGGCAATAATTTGTGATTGGACAAGAGTACATttgaattaaattcaaaaaataaatatatactctTTGTAATTGTATATAGTACCCACCTGGATTGTCAGCAAGAAAGCGCACAGCAACCCACCCACCAGATGGCACACCAGCAGTGTTCCTCTCAGCAGGGTCAACCAGGTTGAACTTTTTGGGGTCCTTTTTGGGGTCAAAGTTTCCATTTCCTTGGCCAACAATGAAGAAGTTGAAGCCATGAAGGTGAAGAGGGTGACTCTCAGCTCCAATAATGCTTGTGTCCTGAAGTACCAACTCCACACTGGTGTTGTATGGCAGCACCACTGCCTTAGTGCCACTACTCACAAAGATATTGCTTGGTGGAGTGCCAGTGTAGTTGAACTTGAAAGGAGGGTTAGCAGGGAAATCAGTGGTGTACACTCCCTTGGACTTGTTGAAAAAATGTGCTTGGAGTAAGGCAATGTTTGGTGTCACAAATGTCACATTGTTAACTGCTGCAGCTACCCTTGTGTTGTTAGGCCCTTGGCATTGTTGGTTTTTTGAGCACTGGCTTATTCCTAAGCCAACAGTGAAGAAGAAGCGCCTGTCCACGGTTTTTGGAACTTTTGCTGGGAATCTTGCACTGGCCAAGCTACGAACCTTGTTGTGGAAGTTCATTGCAAAGACAGTGTCATTGAATTTAGGGAACACTGCTCTAAGAAGTGGAAGCTTCTTGGTGTTTGACTTGCTGCTTGCAAGTGAAGGTTTCTTGTACTCAAGGAACCCTGTGGCTGTGGTGTTGTCAAAAGCAGCTGGACCTGTAGCATAGGGCCTTGTGGATATGGCAAATGTGGCATTTGGTGCCTTGGATTTGGCCTTGAGAAGGACGTTGACGGTTTGACCAGGTGTGATCAGAACAACCTTTGTGCTGAAGGGCTTTACATACACCGCATCAGCTTCCACCATGGTGAGGGTGTGGTTGGCTATGCTGAAGAACATTTCATCATTAAGTGCAGCGTTGATCAGACGAAGCAGATATGTTTTTCCAGGCTTCACCTTGAGCTTGAATGTTTCTGAAGAAATAGACAATTTCACTTAATCGAATGAAACCAATCAATATATTATCAAGAATTGAAATGTTTGTGCTTTTCTTTAGTActgcttttaaatttaatttcaatgcattgtcaatcaatcagaaatcatttttagtatgacttttaagataattattataaaaaaaatcaacaaacttactATATATGacaatttgtgattgaatgatagtttaaaaactatttaaattttgtctGTGCATAGATTATTTACTATTTCTTTACTATATTCTTACCTTTGGCTGCGCAGTTGGAGACAGGACCGGGAAGACCATTGATAGTGTGAGCATCTGAGACATTTGGTGCCAATCCTGTCTGCATTGCTTGATTTATAACAGCTTCTGTGTCTGCTTTCCACCACTCCCCTGCCATTTTATTCAGGTTTGCATATtagagaaaaatctaaagattcCAATATGTAGAGATCATATATAGTACCACTAAATTCCATTATGTGGTTTGGAGGATCTCAACTTACCCAATATGATGGGGACTTCTCTGAAGGGTTGAGGGAATGGGTAAGGGACATGTCTTTTGGGAAGAATGACAATGGGACCATAGAGAGTTGTTCTAAGCCATGAGATATGTGCATGCCACCATAGTGTTCCTCTTTGACCAATGACTGTGAAGTTGTACACAAAACTTTGGCCTGTCTGAATTGGACACTGTGTGATATAGGCAGGTCCATCTGCCCATGCACTTTTCAGTTGGCGAATTCCATGCctgaaaaaattaatcaaatgttGAGAAAATGTTACCATTCAACAATTAATTGCAACAAATTGATTTATAGGgtttaattgaataaaactaTACCAATGAAGGGTAACATTGTATTGAACGTGGTTAACCACTTTAACCATAATTCTGTCACCTTCTCTTGCTATGATTCTAGGACCAGGAAATCGTCCATTGACAGTTACAATGTTCTTTGTTTGGCAAAGCCTTGTGAAGTTTTGCATTTTgatctgaacaaaaagaaaaaggtaaaaagtaTTAGTAAATGTAACAAATTGAATTGAAAGCATCTCATTGTATCAAAAACATGTCAATGGAATGCATTACACATACATTAAACTTGTAGTGCCTAGTGACTCTTGCATGCTTTGCATGTGTTAGCTCCGGCAATATCATCAGCGCACATAACACAACAAACATTGCCCTCATGAAGCCTGGCATGTTGAGATAAGCACAACCCATTTCCCCTTTTTCTCTTCTAAATCTTCTTTTGAAGCTCTTCAACTAGACAATTgagtttcttgttttttctttggatGAAGAGAACAACAAAATGAGGCTGCTTATatagtataaataaaattagtggGATTAGATAATTAGGTGGTTGAAAATGAGATATTACAAACTTTGAATGCCTTCAGCAACAATGTTCTTCCAAACTTGAACCATGCCACTAGCTTGCTAGCTGCTGCCAATGCTTAAGAATATAGAGTACTTTACAAGccagatttttttcttttggaactTCCTCTAACGGTCTAACTTCATTTTCCAAAATGACCCTTGTAATACAAGCAATGGTACATGTAATCACAACTCAAAGATTGGACAATAACAGATTCAAATATAGATAATGCACTTTTCCTCTGTTGTTATGACAATGATTCgtagtaattaataaattaatcttcTTTATTAGTGACGGATCCGGGGCCATTTTGGTCAAATTAGATTATCTTTCCTTCcacatttccattttttttattcgttcCATATTTCTATTTCTGCACTTTGagtgagaaataaaatagataaaatctggataaacGAAAGGGATTGATCATTACAAATTGGGTTTGATGGGCTTGGTTGTCAGGTAAACCTCAGCCTCCTCCTACCGTTAATACTTGCTAATAAAGGAAGAAAGGGAAAGTTGCATGTTTACATCACATTGTTTCGTTAGCTGTGTCGGTTGTTAATTTCATGCTGTGCTAACTCTAACAGCTTTTGATGTTACGGCAAATGCCATTTAGATTTGTCCTCGAAAATTTTCCTTATATTCTCTCGGACAAGCATTGATTTGTATCTATATATTTATCAGAAGTTAttattaggaattttataattcctaattaattaatgtgtacacatattatattataacatttatattagttatttatattttttatgtattaagtGATTTAATCTAGTTAGTGTATTAAATTATCACTAGAAAATTTGATGTGGGCTTAATGGGCAGAAACTAGTTTGGTCCATTAGGAGATGATGAGAAAcctaataggtttaaaacatGAGACATGATTATGGTCCCTAAGACATCAAATCAAGAAACAAGAAACAGTTTATCCTCTTCTCGTCTAAAGAGAAAACACAGCCCCATAAGGAATAAGGTCATTTGTTGAGAAAtgtcattaaaccaattgtttgCGACTATTCAATGGTCAATCATTATGAATCCAAATATTCCTAAAATTCTTCTCGATAATCTAACTTAATGTGTTCCTAGttattattggtattttataaaagtttcctaaaattccaacaataaaataccaacaagtggtatcagagccactATTACTCTTAGATTATTGAgatttaaagttatttgattCTAATTATACTTGAATTGTTTTGGTTATctgaatccttttttttttggaataacaCATATTAATTGTCAGTAAATTCAGATATTGCCATATTGGATATTTGATTTGAATTCGGGCGATTTGGGTCTATGAACGGCTACTATACATATCGCTTCTGACATATATTTGAGGAAGTTTTTTGCGTATgcagttcttattttttttatttttttatttcttttggttaaaaaaatgggaaaaaagtAATACAATGGAGTACTTAAGCTAGAGGTTAATGAAGAATTTCTCATGCATTTAGTTTTGATCTCACTTCCTTGTACACTTTGCgcaattcaaagtgagctaACACTCACAAGGACAAATGGTCCTTTAACGAGCTTATATCTCATTGTGTGCAAAAGGAATAGAGGTTGAAGAAAGACAGATATGAAAGTGTTCATGAAGCTTGATCTCTCtaagaataagaaaagaaagaaaaatagggGTGCTTTtagcaaaagaaataaaagaaagataaagaattTAGTTTCTACTTCTACAAGAAGTCTAGACACATAAGAAAAAGTGTCCAAGATATGCTGCATGGCGTATAAAGAAAGGTAAATCTCATTTGTTCTGAAGTTATTTATTTGCATatctagtaatttttttaattaaattgattggcACGATATATtgtcaaaatagtccctattgTGAAcattgatttgattaaaattatatagattCTTGTATGGAATTATTTATGCAAATTGTGTTCG
This window harbors:
- the LOC100777925 gene encoding laccase-17, coding for MGCAYLNMPGFMRAMFVVLCALMILPELTHAKHARVTRHYKFNIKMQNFTRLCQTKNIVTVNGRFPGPRIIAREGDRIMVKVVNHVQYNVTLHWHGIRQLKSAWADGPAYITQCPIQTGQSFVYNFTVIGQRGTLWWHAHISWLRTTLYGPIVILPKRHVPYPFPQPFREVPIILGEWWKADTEAVINQAMQTGLAPNVSDAHTINGLPGPVSNCAAKETFKLKVKPGKTYLLRLINAALNDEMFFSIANHTLTMVEADAVYVKPFSTKVVLITPGQTVNVLLKAKSKAPNATFAISTRPYATGPAAFDNTTATGFLEYKKPSLASSKSNTKKLPLLRAVFPKFNDTVFAMNFHNKVRSLASARFPAKVPKTVDRRFFFTVGLGISQCSKNQQCQGPNNTRVAAAVNNVTFVTPNIALLQAHFFNKSKGVYTTDFPANPPFKFNYTGTPPSNIFVSSGTKAVVLPYNTSVELVLQDTSIIGAESHPLHLHGFNFFIVGQGNGNFDPKKDPKKFNLVDPAERNTAGVPSGGWVAVRFLADNPGVWFMHCHLEVHTSWGLKMAWIVQDGKRRNQKLPPPPSDLPKC